A genomic stretch from Ferrimicrobium sp. includes:
- a CDS encoding nucleoid-associated protein, with protein MKKIIVHAVPYHLASAVSGEPILSDVDSPLTPVIRNFFKERIASSLGSAAYEVELDASAPSPVPRLILNNLAPKANGFVAMSQEMARHLYRCQTGNSPEGLLTVCGVSVADRSGIAILKLEKEEGARVELGETDGKRTFSVQHLQDLMLTKRTKVFKVGLFVQAEAGLNSVDGWVCDTQRSYDSTVAHFFLERFLGCRLREQPEITTQRFFWAAENLSMIRLLTRKPRPDTRCHC; from the coding sequence GTGAAGAAGATCATAGTCCACGCGGTGCCGTACCACTTGGCCAGCGCGGTCAGCGGCGAACCCATACTCAGTGATGTAGACAGTCCTCTCACTCCGGTTATACGTAACTTTTTCAAGGAACGCATAGCTAGCAGCCTCGGCTCCGCCGCCTACGAAGTCGAATTGGATGCTTCAGCCCCCTCGCCAGTGCCGCGCCTAATCCTCAACAACCTGGCTCCCAAAGCAAATGGCTTCGTCGCGATGTCCCAGGAGATGGCTCGCCACCTCTATCGCTGTCAAACGGGGAATAGCCCAGAAGGACTACTGACGGTGTGCGGCGTTAGCGTAGCCGACAGGAGCGGTATTGCTATCTTGAAGCTGGAGAAGGAAGAGGGAGCTCGCGTAGAACTCGGGGAGACCGACGGAAAGCGTACATTCAGTGTTCAGCACCTCCAGGACCTCATGCTAACCAAGCGTACAAAGGTATTTAAGGTCGGTCTCTTCGTACAGGCTGAAGCCGGTCTGAATTCCGTCGATGGTTGGGTCTGCGACACTCAGCGCAGCTATGACAGCACCGTCGCCCATTTCTTCCTGGAACGGTTTCTTGGTTGCCGTCTACGTGAGCAGCCAGAGATCACCACTCAACGTTTTTTCTGGGCTGCAGAGAATTTATCAATGATAAGATTGCTGACCCGGAAACCAAGGCCCGATACCAGGTGTCATTGTTAG